One genomic region from Candidatus Eisenbacteria bacterium encodes:
- a CDS encoding trehalose-6-phosphate synthase translates to MSRKPAGGHRRQRLIVVSNRAPVEVERTDAGLDTRRTVGGLATALDDVLRDRGGLWIAWAGADAPDVLRPATTGLGYPIRSARLRPEDVDNFYGGFANQVLWPLCHIFPERCRFEEAFWPAYRDANGLFANLVAAEASPGDLVWVNDFHLSLVPAALRALDLGVRIGMFWHIPFPPPAVFGVCPWRAELLAGLLGGDLVAFQTEADVRNFLACVRDFLGLVVDEHLPRVRFGGRDVLVGDLPVGVDVARFRREAASAPAMAEAQTLRATLGTERVLLAVDRLDYTKGIIERLLGFERFLESSREWQGRVSLVQITAPSRFRIPQYRAMKQTIDETVGRITGRFTAHGRSPLVYLYNAFDHEHLAAYYRAADVALVTPLRDGMNLVAKEYVASQAGGDGVLVLSEFAGAACELREAVLVNPYEPDGIARQIRAALELPADERRERMAALLQRVTTRDVHWWTTAFLMLLSGHPDGPHAPTPVTP, encoded by the coding sequence ATGTCGCGGAAGCCCGCGGGGGGTCATCGCCGGCAGCGCCTGATCGTCGTGTCGAATCGCGCGCCGGTCGAGGTGGAGCGGACCGACGCCGGTCTCGACACGCGCCGCACGGTGGGCGGCCTCGCGACCGCGCTGGACGACGTCCTGCGGGATCGGGGCGGTCTCTGGATCGCGTGGGCCGGCGCGGACGCGCCGGACGTGCTCCGGCCGGCGACGACCGGGCTCGGCTATCCGATCCGCTCGGCACGCCTGCGGCCCGAGGACGTGGACAACTTCTACGGCGGCTTCGCGAACCAGGTGCTCTGGCCGCTCTGCCACATCTTTCCGGAGCGATGTCGTTTCGAGGAGGCCTTCTGGCCCGCCTACCGGGACGCCAACGGCCTGTTCGCGAACCTGGTCGCGGCCGAGGCGAGCCCGGGCGACCTCGTGTGGGTGAACGACTTCCACCTCTCGCTCGTTCCGGCGGCGCTGCGCGCCCTCGACCTCGGCGTCCGGATCGGCATGTTCTGGCACATCCCGTTTCCGCCGCCGGCGGTGTTCGGCGTCTGCCCCTGGCGCGCGGAGCTGCTGGCCGGTCTCCTCGGGGGCGACCTGGTCGCGTTCCAGACCGAGGCCGACGTGCGGAACTTCCTCGCCTGCGTGCGCGACTTCCTGGGGCTCGTCGTCGACGAGCACCTGCCCCGCGTGCGCTTCGGCGGGCGCGACGTGCTCGTCGGCGACCTGCCGGTCGGCGTCGACGTGGCGCGCTTCCGGCGCGAGGCGGCGTCGGCCCCCGCCATGGCCGAGGCGCAGACGCTGCGCGCCACGCTGGGGACGGAACGCGTGCTCCTGGCCGTCGATCGCCTCGACTACACCAAGGGCATCATCGAGCGCCTGCTCGGCTTCGAGCGCTTCCTCGAGTCGTCCCGGGAGTGGCAGGGCCGGGTGAGCCTGGTGCAGATCACGGCGCCGTCGCGCTTCCGCATTCCGCAGTACCGCGCGATGAAGCAGACGATCGACGAAACGGTGGGGCGCATCACCGGCCGCTTCACCGCCCACGGTCGCTCGCCGCTCGTCTACCTGTACAACGCCTTCGACCACGAGCACCTCGCCGCCTATTACCGCGCGGCCGACGTGGCGCTGGTGACGCCGCTGCGCGACGGCATGAACCTCGTCGCCAAGGAATACGTGGCCTCGCAGGCGGGCGGTGACGGGGTGCTCGTGCTTTCGGAGTTCGCGGGCGCGGCGTGTGAGCTGCGCGAGGCGGTGCTGGTGAATCCGTACGAGCCCGACGGCATCGCGCGGCAGATCAGGGCCGCTCTCGAGCTCCCGGCGGACGAGCGACGCGAGCGCATGGCGGCCCTGCTGCAGCGCGTGACCACGCGCGACGTCCACTGGTGGACGACCGCGTTCCTCATGCTGCTCTCCGGGCACCCCGACGGACCGCACGCGCCCACGCCGGTGACGCCGTGA
- a CDS encoding DUF5752 family protein, producing MTAHPFEFRTRLTLTKATRLVAGDLAELVHHLRDVPLSVVFHHTHHFLVQHQELSPEPPNDFAHWVTTALQEDQLGERLAAVDTIRFGNLTLLRQRLVEILEAHLESEHRLRAAPPGEEFHFKDSVSVILPTGHSATTLAEFRQALGAVGAPSIAYHVFEARLRIGGEDNDFSRWIEREMGLREVAVAIRALDPYTHTLEGLRRVVLGLLPLR from the coding sequence GTGACGGCGCATCCGTTCGAGTTCCGTACACGGCTCACGCTCACCAAGGCGACGCGCCTGGTGGCGGGCGACCTCGCGGAGCTGGTCCACCACCTCCGCGACGTGCCGCTCTCGGTCGTCTTCCACCACACCCATCACTTCCTCGTCCAGCACCAGGAGCTCTCGCCCGAGCCCCCGAACGACTTCGCACACTGGGTGACGACGGCGCTACAGGAGGACCAGCTCGGCGAGCGGCTCGCCGCCGTCGATACGATTCGCTTCGGCAATCTGACGCTGCTCCGCCAGCGTCTGGTCGAGATCCTCGAGGCGCACCTCGAGTCCGAGCACCGCCTTCGCGCCGCACCTCCGGGCGAGGAGTTCCACTTCAAGGATTCGGTGTCCGTGATCCTCCCGACCGGGCACTCGGCGACGACGCTCGCGGAGTTCCGGCAGGCGCTCGGCGCGGTCGGCGCGCCCTCGATCGCCTATCACGTCTTCGAGGCACGCCTGCGCATCGGCGGCGAGGACAACGACTTCTCGCGCTGGATCGAGCGCGAGATGGGTCTGCGTGAGGTGGCCGTCGCGATCCGCGCCCTCGATCCCTACACGCACACCCTCGAAGGCCTGCGCCGGGTCGTGCTCGGCCTGCTGCCGCTGCGATGA
- a CDS encoding glycosyltransferase produces MNALDAYVPFVGQATIDELRALGDRLRGRAIQHVNSTAVGGGVAEILHRLIPLTRELGIDTRWDVVRGGEEFFALTKRLHNGLHGAPGTFGEGDHAVFRETTDENLASLELGDDVVFIHDPQPLGLIEGLRHPSRSVWRCHIDVSAPAPEAWEFIRPWVERYGAAIFSAPQFARDLRMDQFLVAPSIDPLSDKNRELEPEVVREIAIRYGLDPSRPIVTQISRFDRLKDPLGVIEAFRSARRYNDCQLLLAGGGASDDPEGHAVLAECRERAAGDPDVHVLELPPTANLEINALQRASTVIVQKSLREGFGLTVTEALWKGKPVIATATGGIPLQIAHKYSGILTHSVEGTAYWLKQLLNAPDYARWLATNGREHVRHNFLLIRHLREYLLLVVALDHPGETLIRLG; encoded by the coding sequence ATGAACGCCCTCGACGCCTACGTTCCCTTCGTCGGCCAGGCGACCATCGACGAGCTGCGCGCGCTGGGCGATCGGCTGCGCGGGCGGGCGATCCAGCACGTCAACTCGACCGCGGTCGGCGGCGGCGTGGCGGAGATCCTGCACCGCCTGATCCCGCTCACGCGCGAGCTGGGGATCGACACGCGATGGGACGTCGTGCGCGGTGGCGAGGAGTTCTTCGCGCTGACCAAGCGCCTGCACAACGGGCTCCACGGCGCGCCGGGCACGTTCGGCGAGGGCGATCACGCCGTCTTCCGCGAGACGACCGACGAGAACCTCGCCTCGCTCGAGCTGGGGGACGACGTGGTGTTCATCCACGATCCGCAGCCGCTCGGGCTGATCGAGGGGCTGCGCCACCCGTCGCGATCGGTGTGGCGCTGCCACATCGACGTCTCGGCGCCGGCCCCGGAGGCGTGGGAGTTCATCCGCCCGTGGGTGGAGCGCTACGGGGCGGCGATCTTCTCCGCGCCGCAGTTCGCGCGCGACCTCCGCATGGATCAGTTCCTGGTCGCGCCCTCGATCGATCCGCTTTCGGACAAGAACCGCGAGCTGGAGCCCGAGGTCGTACGCGAGATCGCGATCCGCTACGGGCTCGATCCGTCGCGCCCGATCGTGACGCAGATCTCACGATTCGATCGGCTGAAGGATCCCCTCGGCGTCATCGAGGCGTTCCGCTCGGCGCGCCGCTACAACGACTGCCAGCTCCTGCTCGCCGGCGGGGGCGCGAGCGACGATCCGGAGGGACACGCGGTGCTCGCCGAGTGCCGCGAGCGCGCCGCGGGCGATCCCGACGTCCACGTCCTCGAGCTGCCGCCGACCGCGAACCTCGAGATCAACGCCCTGCAGCGCGCCTCGACCGTCATCGTGCAGAAGTCGCTTCGCGAGGGGTTCGGACTCACCGTCACGGAGGCGCTCTGGAAGGGAAAGCCGGTCATCGCCACGGCGACGGGCGGCATCCCTCTGCAGATCGCGCACAAGTACTCGGGCATCCTCACGCACTCCGTCGAGGGCACGGCGTACTGGCTGAAGCAGCTGCTCAACGCGCCCGATTACGCGCGCTGGCTCGCGACCAACGGCCGCGAGCACGTGCGACACAACTTCCTCCTGATTCGCCACCTGCGCGAGTACCTGCTGCTCGTGGTCGCGCTCGACCATCCGGGCGAGACGCTGATCCGCCTCGGGTGA
- a CDS encoding exosortase system-associated protein, TIGR04073 family: MKNRRTSLISAALFSSALVFAAAAHADPPAYTPVDKLGRGVAGMVGGALELPGQMVDESEKHGPAGLPLGFAKGLGMVVARELTGVYEFVTAPLPVPRGYRPVLEPEYPWDHFQNL; this comes from the coding sequence ATGAAGAATCGACGCACATCGCTCATCTCGGCTGCTCTGTTTTCGTCGGCGCTCGTGTTCGCCGCCGCCGCGCACGCCGACCCGCCGGCGTATACGCCGGTCGACAAGCTCGGCCGCGGCGTCGCCGGCATGGTCGGCGGCGCACTCGAGCTGCCGGGCCAGATGGTGGACGAATCCGAGAAGCACGGACCCGCCGGACTGCCGCTGGGCTTCGCCAAGGGCCTCGGCATGGTAGTCGCACGCGAGCTCACGGGCGTCTATGAATTCGTGACGGCGCCGCTCCCGGTGCCGCGTGGCTATCGCCCGGTTCTGGAGCCCGAGTATCCCTGGGATCACTTCCAGAACCTGTGA
- a CDS encoding SGNH/GDSL hydrolase family protein, which yields MKRAAHLTTLLLLLATPLATTRAHADVPRLRRMVVVGDSLLAGFASGGFVGHGRMGQVNGAASLVARQAGVSLPLPLMSSPGVPPPLAIDDANRNGLLDPGEVRRKVDDIGMRSKPFRETRNLAIPGEDVSSVFDEIGPDDVARQLAGGDDVNGRDLLKFLILGLPPTTDSVSQVTRVRDLDPTFLLVWIGSNDVLGMATDTNPAGADESAAVFGQRFRRLLNALADTGADMAVANLPDVTGIAALRHATAEVTSCDAGGGVLAPVAADDLLSIDLARSSLPTPPCSKVLDATERAQVRATIVAFNAEIAAAIADTEQGRGVMIAPVDVFALFDQLRDAGTDLDGDGTPDATTAYLGGVFSLDGIHPTRTGHALIANAFIDAINARFGDGIAPVNVARVNAHDPLAHSRFRPAGEPPFGLIGDPDVDDIEGFFTKIYDRLSNQAKRFGEHLLDRITHWFDRLF from the coding sequence ATGAAACGCGCCGCACATCTCACGACGTTGCTCCTTCTTCTCGCGACGCCGCTCGCGACGACGCGAGCCCACGCCGACGTGCCGCGCCTGCGCCGCATGGTGGTCGTCGGCGACAGCCTGCTCGCGGGCTTCGCATCGGGCGGGTTCGTCGGACACGGTCGCATGGGCCAGGTGAACGGCGCCGCGTCGCTCGTCGCGCGCCAGGCGGGCGTGAGCCTGCCGCTGCCGCTCATGTCGTCGCCCGGCGTGCCGCCTCCGCTCGCGATCGACGATGCGAACCGCAACGGCCTGCTCGACCCCGGCGAGGTGCGGCGGAAGGTCGACGACATCGGCATGCGGTCGAAGCCCTTCCGCGAGACGCGCAACCTCGCGATCCCCGGCGAGGACGTGTCGTCGGTCTTCGACGAGATCGGACCCGATGACGTCGCGCGCCAGCTCGCGGGGGGCGACGACGTGAACGGGCGCGATCTCCTGAAGTTCCTGATCCTCGGCCTGCCACCGACGACCGACTCCGTCTCCCAGGTGACGCGTGTGCGTGATCTGGACCCGACCTTCCTGCTCGTCTGGATCGGAAGCAACGACGTACTCGGCATGGCGACCGACACGAATCCCGCCGGCGCCGACGAGAGCGCGGCGGTGTTCGGCCAGCGGTTCCGCCGGCTGCTGAATGCGCTCGCGGACACCGGCGCGGACATGGCCGTGGCCAACCTCCCCGACGTCACGGGCATCGCGGCGCTGCGTCACGCGACCGCCGAGGTCACGAGCTGCGACGCCGGCGGCGGCGTGCTCGCCCCGGTCGCCGCGGACGATCTCCTCTCGATCGACCTCGCCCGCTCCTCGCTGCCGACCCCGCCCTGCTCGAAGGTCCTCGACGCGACCGAGCGCGCGCAGGTACGCGCCACCATCGTCGCCTTCAACGCCGAGATCGCGGCGGCGATCGCCGACACCGAGCAAGGCCGCGGCGTCATGATCGCGCCGGTCGACGTGTTCGCGCTCTTCGATCAGCTTCGCGACGCTGGCACCGACCTCGACGGCGATGGCACCCCGGACGCGACGACGGCGTACCTCGGCGGCGTCTTCAGCCTCGACGGCATCCACCCCACCCGCACCGGTCACGCCCTCATCGCGAACGCTTTCATCGACGCCATCAACGCGCGCTTCGGCGACGGCATCGCGCCGGTGAACGTCGCCCGCGTGAACGCCCACGACCCGCTCGCCCACAGCCGGTTCCGTCCCGCGGGCGAGCCGCCGTTCGGCCTCATCGGCGACCCCGACGTCGACGACATCGAGGGCTTCTTCACGAAGATCTACGATCGCCTCTCGAACCAGGCCAAGCGGTTTGGCGAGCACCTCCTGGATCGCATCACGCACTGGTTCGACCGCCTGTTCTGA
- a CDS encoding chromate transporter: MTSGRTRLAEVVAVFGRLGCTAFGGPAAHVAMQEEECVRRRGWLDHQRFLDMLAATNLIPGPNSTEMAIHLGRLRAGWPGLVAGGVAFVLPSAVLVTVLAAAYARVGAVPRVEIVLATLRPAVVVVVAAALVRLARQAIGGGAQIAIAALALVASLAGLGEVSIVVLAAVAGVLGARFDPSRLRAVPLAELGLVCLKIGATMFGSGYVLIAYLRAELAAHGWLSDRALLDAVAIGQVTPGPVSTAATFVGYLLAGVPGAAVATVAIFLPAFVLVAATGPLLERWRDRPAVRRTLDVVNAAVVGLIAAVLVRLAPAALAGPIEIAIALASGAALWALDAGSTAVFSGVLIAGVVRALVAR, encoded by the coding sequence GTGACGTCCGGCCGCACCCGGCTCGCCGAGGTCGTGGCGGTCTTCGGCCGCCTCGGTTGCACGGCGTTCGGCGGACCGGCGGCACACGTGGCGATGCAGGAGGAGGAGTGCGTCCGGCGTCGCGGCTGGCTCGATCACCAGCGCTTCCTGGACATGCTGGCGGCGACGAATCTCATCCCGGGCCCCAACTCGACCGAGATGGCGATCCATCTCGGACGCCTGCGGGCCGGATGGCCGGGTCTCGTCGCCGGCGGCGTCGCGTTCGTCCTGCCGTCGGCCGTGCTGGTCACGGTCCTCGCGGCGGCCTACGCGCGCGTGGGCGCGGTGCCGCGCGTCGAGATCGTGCTCGCGACCCTGCGCCCCGCCGTGGTCGTGGTCGTGGCCGCGGCGCTGGTCCGCCTGGCGCGCCAGGCAATCGGCGGCGGCGCCCAGATCGCGATCGCAGCGCTCGCCCTCGTAGCGTCGCTGGCGGGCCTCGGCGAGGTTTCGATCGTCGTGCTCGCGGCCGTCGCCGGCGTCCTCGGCGCGCGCTTCGACCCGAGCCGGCTCCGCGCCGTGCCCCTCGCCGAGCTCGGGCTCGTGTGCCTCAAGATCGGTGCCACGATGTTCGGGAGCGGCTATGTCCTCATCGCCTATCTCCGCGCCGAGCTCGCGGCGCACGGCTGGCTGTCGGACAGGGCGCTCCTCGACGCGGTGGCGATTGGACAGGTGACGCCTGGGCCGGTGTCGACCGCCGCCACGTTCGTCGGCTACCTGCTCGCGGGCGTCCCGGGCGCCGCCGTCGCGACGGTGGCGATCTTCCTGCCCGCCTTCGTGCTCGTCGCCGCGACCGGTCCGCTCCTCGAGCGGTGGCGCGATCGGCCCGCCGTCCGTCGCACGCTCGACGTCGTCAACGCGGCGGTGGTCGGCCTGATCGCGGCCGTCCTCGTACGGCTGGCGCCGGCGGCGCTCGCGGGACCGATCGAGATCGCGATCGCGCTCGCGAGCGGCGCAGCGCTCTGGGCCCTCGACGCCGGCTCGACGGCCGTGTTCTCGGGCGTGCTGATCGCCGGGGTCGTCCGCGCGCTCGTCGCGCGGTGA
- the glgB gene encoding 1,4-alpha-glucan branching protein GlgB, whose protein sequence is MPRPAPPVDASNRARLLAGAHATPHDVLGAHPGACDGASGTVIRAFHPDAVAIEAMCDDGRVVPLEPDGKGGLFVGFVAGVAPPLRYRLRLRFGDGNTWERDDPYRFLPTLGDVDLHLLNEGTHRRLGERLGARPLVIDGVRGTAFAVWAPSARRVSVVGDFCRWDGRLFPMRQLGASGVFEIFVPGVEAGAVYKYEILTPQGTIRLKTDPLAAALEHPPRTASRVVAESTYAWGDAAWMDARRTRDWTREPITIYEVHLGSWARVPEEGNRPLTYREIAPRLAEHARRLGFTHVELLPVMEHPFDGSWGYQVSGYFAPTSRFGTPDDFRFFVDTCHQAGIGVLLDWVPAHFPRDDWALRRFDGTALYEHEDPREGEHPDWGTLIFNYGRSEVRSFLVSNAVHWCRTFHADGLRVDAVASMLYRDYSRRAGQWIPNRYGGRENLEAIALLREVSDALAAEAPGAMTIAEESTAWPGVTRPVRQGGLGFTFKWNMGWMHDTLFYFALEPVHRKFHQNDLTFAMLYETSERFVNPLSHDEVVHGKRSLLEKMPGDLWQKLANLRTLLAYQYTRPGKVLLFMGTELASHEEWNHDASLPWHLADDPARAGLQRFLADLARLYRERACLWRVDPDPDGFRWIDCTDRDQSIVSYVRRDGDAHLVVVLNLTPVPRSDYRIGSPASGAYVELLSSDDRRYGGSGYETRKRVVTEPVPLHGFAQSMRLALPPLGALVLGPES, encoded by the coding sequence ATGCCCCGGCCCGCCCCTCCCGTCGACGCGAGCAATCGTGCGCGCCTGCTTGCGGGGGCGCATGCGACGCCGCACGACGTGCTGGGAGCGCACCCGGGCGCGTGCGACGGCGCGAGCGGCACCGTCATCCGGGCGTTCCACCCCGATGCGGTCGCGATCGAGGCGATGTGCGACGACGGGCGGGTCGTTCCGCTCGAGCCCGACGGCAAGGGCGGGCTCTTCGTCGGCTTCGTCGCCGGCGTCGCGCCGCCGCTGCGCTATCGCCTGCGTCTGCGATTCGGCGACGGGAACACCTGGGAGCGGGACGATCCGTACCGCTTCCTGCCGACCCTGGGCGACGTCGACCTGCACTTGCTGAACGAGGGCACGCATCGTCGGCTCGGAGAGCGCCTCGGGGCGCGCCCGCTCGTGATCGACGGCGTGCGGGGCACCGCGTTCGCGGTCTGGGCGCCGAGCGCCCGCCGCGTGTCGGTGGTCGGCGACTTCTGTCGCTGGGACGGCCGCCTCTTCCCGATGCGGCAGCTCGGGGCCTCGGGCGTGTTCGAGATCTTCGTGCCCGGCGTCGAGGCGGGCGCCGTCTACAAGTACGAGATCCTGACGCCGCAGGGCACGATCCGCCTCAAGACCGATCCGCTGGCGGCTGCGCTCGAGCACCCGCCGCGCACGGCGTCGCGGGTGGTCGCGGAGAGCACGTATGCGTGGGGTGACGCGGCGTGGATGGACGCGCGCCGGACGCGCGACTGGACGCGCGAGCCGATCACGATCTACGAGGTGCACCTGGGATCGTGGGCACGCGTCCCCGAGGAGGGCAATCGCCCGCTCACGTATCGCGAGATCGCGCCGCGCCTCGCCGAGCACGCGCGGCGGCTCGGCTTCACGCACGTCGAGCTGCTGCCCGTGATGGAGCACCCGTTCGACGGCTCGTGGGGCTACCAGGTGTCGGGCTACTTTGCGCCGACCTCGCGCTTCGGGACGCCGGACGACTTCCGCTTCTTCGTCGACACCTGTCACCAGGCGGGCATCGGCGTCCTCCTCGACTGGGTGCCGGCGCACTTCCCGCGCGACGACTGGGCGCTACGTCGATTCGACGGCACCGCGCTCTACGAGCACGAGGACCCGCGCGAGGGCGAGCATCCGGACTGGGGCACGCTCATCTTCAACTACGGGCGCAGCGAAGTACGGAGCTTCCTCGTCTCGAACGCCGTGCACTGGTGCCGGACGTTCCACGCCGACGGGCTGCGCGTCGACGCCGTCGCGTCGATGCTCTATCGCGACTACAGCCGGCGCGCCGGGCAATGGATCCCGAACCGGTACGGCGGGCGCGAGAACCTGGAGGCGATCGCGCTCCTGCGCGAGGTGAGCGACGCCCTCGCCGCCGAGGCGCCGGGCGCGATGACGATCGCGGAGGAGTCGACCGCGTGGCCCGGCGTCACGCGGCCCGTCCGGCAGGGCGGGCTCGGCTTCACGTTCAAGTGGAACATGGGCTGGATGCACGACACCCTGTTCTACTTCGCGCTCGAGCCGGTGCACCGTAAATTCCACCAGAACGACCTCACCTTCGCGATGCTCTACGAGACGAGCGAGCGCTTCGTGAACCCGCTCTCGCACGACGAGGTCGTGCACGGGAAGCGCTCCCTGCTCGAGAAGATGCCCGGGGATCTCTGGCAGAAGCTCGCGAACCTCCGCACGCTGCTCGCCTATCAGTACACGCGTCCGGGCAAGGTGCTCCTCTTCATGGGGACGGAGCTCGCGTCGCACGAGGAATGGAATCACGACGCGAGCCTGCCCTGGCATCTGGCGGACGATCCGGCGCGCGCGGGGCTGCAGCGTTTCCTCGCCGATCTGGCGCGCCTGTATCGCGAGCGCGCGTGCCTGTGGCGCGTCGATCCCGATCCCGACGGCTTTCGCTGGATCGACTGCACGGACCGCGATCAGTCGATCGTGTCCTACGTCCGCCGCGACGGCGACGCCCACCTCGTCGTGGTGCTGAACCTGACGCCCGTTCCGCGCTCCGACTACCGCATCGGCTCGCCGGCGAGCGGCGCATACGTCGAGCTGCTGTCGAGCGACGACCGCCGCTACGGCGGCAGCGGCTACGAGACCCGGAAGCGCGTCGTGACCGAGCCCGTGCCGCTTCACGGGTTCGCGCAGTCGATGCGGCTCGCCCTGCCGCCGCTCGGAGCGCTCGTGCTCGGCCCGGAGTCGTAG
- a CDS encoding matrixin family metalloprotease, with translation MRAIAIGILLVAAARLAGATVFAPLDDAALTASSDVIVTGTVTGVEGVESGDRIVTRTRIAVDRVLKGAAAQGMTLTVTTPGGRAGNRWAVVFGAPDFRVGNAVLVFLQHDARGELRPNALALGVYWLTSGADGAVLAERRVTVPEVRPLASFAAALGTTVGSVPLPRATVPLPAPAPEIERFTFLGPPFARWFEPDSGQTVRYKVANADASLGPAASNAIVDAAFGAWTAVPTATIALARASGPAQASAVSTCDGRSTIQFNDPFGDISPLQNCRGVLAVAGFCVGTSTKVVSGAQFRRISEGDVTIADGVANCLDRLGFEEIVTHEVGHTIGLGHSSEDPNEPNPTLRSATMYFLAHLDGRGASLRSDDVAGVTAIYPSLTDPNDLDGDGVPNALDACPSTPPDTAVDATGCGCGEAGHAACNDGLTCTTDACDGSTGRCITTPTDCTGGNPCVAGSCDETNGCQTRPVDGDAAATCVFAGGFPPAACAGDRVPSKVSRLFRNAARNAGRAVPNGNTHLAARSVRALARAQVAVDRAAARRHRPLGSTCAATLDALLADAQSRLLDWIDRR, from the coding sequence GTGCGAGCGATCGCCATCGGCATCCTCCTCGTCGCGGCCGCGCGTCTCGCCGGCGCGACGGTCTTCGCCCCGCTCGACGACGCGGCACTCACCGCCTCGTCGGACGTGATCGTCACCGGCACGGTCACCGGCGTCGAGGGGGTGGAGTCGGGGGATCGCATCGTCACCCGCACGCGGATCGCCGTCGACCGCGTCCTGAAGGGCGCCGCCGCCCAGGGCATGACGCTCACCGTCACGACGCCGGGCGGACGCGCGGGAAACCGGTGGGCCGTCGTCTTCGGTGCGCCGGATTTTCGCGTCGGCAACGCCGTGCTCGTCTTCCTGCAGCACGACGCGCGCGGCGAGCTGCGGCCGAACGCGCTCGCCCTCGGCGTCTACTGGCTGACGTCCGGCGCGGACGGTGCCGTCCTCGCGGAGCGCCGGGTGACCGTCCCCGAGGTCCGGCCGCTCGCGAGCTTCGCCGCCGCGCTCGGAACGACCGTGGGCTCCGTCCCGCTGCCCCGTGCGACGGTTCCCCTGCCGGCGCCGGCGCCCGAGATCGAGCGGTTCACGTTCCTCGGTCCGCCGTTCGCGCGCTGGTTCGAGCCCGACAGCGGCCAGACGGTGCGCTACAAGGTGGCCAACGCCGACGCGTCGCTCGGCCCCGCCGCGAGCAACGCCATCGTCGACGCGGCGTTCGGCGCCTGGACGGCGGTGCCGACGGCCACGATCGCGCTCGCGCGGGCGAGCGGGCCGGCACAGGCCTCGGCCGTGTCGACGTGCGACGGGCGGAGCACGATCCAGTTCAACGATCCCTTCGGCGACATCTCGCCGCTCCAGAACTGCCGCGGCGTGCTCGCCGTCGCCGGCTTCTGCGTCGGGACGTCGACCAAGGTCGTGAGCGGCGCCCAGTTCCGTCGCATCAGCGAGGGCGACGTCACGATCGCCGACGGCGTCGCCAACTGTCTCGACCGGCTGGGTTTCGAGGAGATCGTCACGCACGAGGTCGGGCACACGATCGGGCTCGGGCATTCGTCCGAGGACCCGAACGAGCCGAACCCGACCCTGCGCAGCGCGACCATGTACTTCCTCGCGCATCTCGACGGCCGCGGCGCCTCGCTGCGTAGCGACGACGTCGCCGGCGTGACCGCCATCTACCCGAGTCTCACCGATCCGAACGACCTCGACGGCGACGGCGTGCCGAACGCGCTCGACGCGTGCCCATCGACGCCGCCCGACACGGCGGTCGACGCGACCGGCTGCGGGTGCGGCGAAGCGGGCCACGCCGCCTGCAATGACGGGCTCACGTGCACGACCGACGCGTGCGACGGCTCGACCGGGCGGTGCATCACGACCCCGACCGACTGCACCGGCGGCAATCCCTGCGTGGCCGGAAGCTGCGACGAAACGAACGGCTGTCAGACACGGCCCGTCGACGGCGATGCGGCCGCGACGTGCGTGTTCGCGGGCGGTTTTCCGCCGGCGGCGTGCGCGGGCGATCGCGTCCCGTCCAAGGTGAGCCGCCTCTTCCGGAATGCGGCACGGAACGCGGGGCGTGCCGTGCCGAACGGCAACACGCACCTGGCCGCCCGCAGCGTGCGCGCGCTCGCGCGTGCCCAGGTCGCAGTCGATCGCGCGGCCGCGCGCCGGCACCGTCCGCTCGGCAGCACCTGTGCGGCGACGCTCGACGCGCTGCTCGCCGACGCGCAATCGCGTCTGCTCGACTGGATTGACCGGCGCTGA